Proteins from one Stenotrophomonas aracearum genomic window:
- a CDS encoding efflux transporter outer membrane subunit, with translation MTPITDRTSSLRPLRPVLLSVLALALAACASTGGLEPHGKLLDADSLQAQRTLAGHPLSPAAWPATDWWRALNDPQLDALIAEGLQHNPGLDAADARLRQARAQIGTAHADRLPSVNASGGYTGVRLPESMVGDELGGSYAGSGQAYVSVSYGVDLWGGKRAAWEAAVDSGHAAAVDAQAARLNLSAGIAEAYAQLGYAWRLHDVASEELDRSQKTLTLVRQRRAAGIDSDLQTRQAEARIPVAQQQLQAAQQQIDDARTALAALVGQGPDRGLKIERPQPLNPLALQLPSVLPSELLGRRPDIVAARWRVEAAGREIDASKAKFYPSLNLTALGGVVAGEVDQLLKSGSTFAFIAPALSLPIFDGGRLRANLDKTDAQYDLAVANYNQSVVDALREVADQVNAVRSLAEQAASQAQAVDTARAAHDLAQQRYKAGVGSYLDVLSVEAQLLQSQQQLAALQSRQILVSVRLSQALGGGFTPSGDTATLATAPESTHS, from the coding sequence ATGACTCCTATTACTGATCGCACTTCATCGCTGCGCCCGCTGCGGCCGGTGCTGCTGTCCGTCCTGGCCCTTGCGCTCGCCGCCTGTGCCAGCACCGGTGGCCTGGAACCGCACGGCAAGCTGCTCGACGCCGACAGCCTGCAGGCCCAGCGCACCCTGGCCGGCCACCCGCTGAGCCCGGCCGCGTGGCCGGCCACCGACTGGTGGCGCGCCCTCAACGATCCGCAGCTGGACGCCCTGATCGCCGAAGGCCTGCAGCACAACCCGGGGCTGGACGCGGCCGACGCGCGCCTGCGCCAGGCCCGCGCGCAGATCGGCACCGCGCATGCGGACCGGCTGCCCAGCGTCAATGCGTCGGGTGGCTATACCGGCGTGCGCCTGCCCGAATCGATGGTCGGTGACGAGCTGGGCGGCAGCTATGCCGGCAGCGGCCAGGCCTACGTGAGCGTGAGCTACGGCGTGGACCTGTGGGGCGGCAAGCGTGCTGCCTGGGAAGCCGCCGTGGACAGCGGCCATGCCGCAGCGGTCGACGCGCAGGCCGCGCGCCTGAACCTCTCGGCCGGCATTGCCGAAGCCTACGCGCAGCTGGGCTACGCCTGGCGCCTGCACGACGTGGCCAGCGAAGAGCTGGACCGCTCGCAGAAGACCCTGACCCTGGTCCGCCAGCGTCGCGCGGCCGGCATCGACAGCGACCTGCAGACCCGCCAGGCCGAAGCCCGCATTCCGGTTGCGCAGCAGCAGCTGCAGGCCGCGCAGCAGCAGATCGACGACGCGCGCACCGCGCTGGCCGCGCTGGTCGGGCAGGGCCCGGACCGCGGCCTGAAGATCGAACGCCCGCAGCCGCTGAATCCGCTGGCCCTGCAGTTGCCGAGCGTGTTGCCGAGCGAACTGCTGGGCCGTCGCCCGGACATCGTGGCGGCGCGCTGGCGGGTGGAAGCGGCCGGTCGCGAGATCGACGCGTCCAAGGCGAAGTTCTATCCCAGCCTCAACCTCACTGCCCTCGGCGGCGTGGTGGCCGGTGAGGTCGACCAGCTGCTCAAGAGCGGTTCGACCTTCGCCTTCATCGCGCCGGCGCTGAGCCTGCCGATCTTCGACGGTGGCCGCCTGCGCGCCAACCTGGACAAGACCGACGCGCAGTACGACCTGGCCGTGGCCAACTACAACCAGTCGGTGGTCGACGCACTGCGCGAAGTGGCCGACCAGGTCAACGCCGTGCGCTCGCTGGCCGAACAGGCCGCGTCGCAGGCGCAGGCCGTGGACACCGCGCGCGCGGCGCACGACCTGGCGCAGCAGCGCTACAAGGCCGGCGTCGGCAGCTACCTGGACGTGCTCAGCGTGGAGGCGCAGCTGCTGCAGTCGCAGCAGCAGCTGGCCGCGCTGCAGTCGCGTCAGATCCTTGTTTCGGTCCGGCTGAGCCAGGCACTCGGCGGCGGGTTCACCCCGTCCGGCGACACCGCCACGCTCGCCACCGCCCCCGAATCCACGCATTCCTGA
- the emrA gene encoding multidrug efflux MFS transporter periplasmic adaptor subunit EmrA — protein sequence MSQTSAPAAAPAAPSRRGKLLRGLLAIVVLLIAAAALWYFMFGRWFEETDDAYVQGNQVQITPLITGTVVAINADDGMRVERGQLLVQLDPADTDVALQQARANLAKTVRQTRGLYRSVEGAQAELSARQVTLNRVREDFARRKGLAATGAISDEELAHARNELAAAEAAVAGSRESFERNNALVDDTVIATQPDVQAAAAQLRQAYLNNARAGIVAPVSGYVARRSVQVGQRVQPGNALMAVVPTEQMWVEANFKETQLRHMRLGQEVELRSDLYGGEVKYKGRIDSLGLGTGSAFSLLPAQNASGNWIKIVQRVPVRIAIDAKQLADNPLRIGLSMKAEVSLRDQKGTVLPTAPAKGQVFDTDVYATQLHNADEVIHEIIQDNLPRQAKAS from the coding sequence ATGAGCCAGACATCCGCTCCCGCTGCCGCCCCGGCAGCTCCTTCCCGTCGCGGCAAGCTGCTGCGTGGCCTGCTGGCCATCGTGGTGCTGCTGATCGCGGCGGCCGCGCTGTGGTACTTCATGTTCGGCCGCTGGTTCGAAGAAACCGACGACGCCTACGTGCAGGGCAACCAGGTGCAGATCACCCCGCTGATCACCGGTACGGTGGTGGCGATCAACGCTGACGACGGCATGCGCGTGGAGCGCGGCCAGCTGTTGGTGCAGCTGGACCCGGCCGACACCGACGTAGCGCTGCAGCAGGCCCGCGCCAACCTGGCCAAGACCGTGCGCCAGACCCGCGGTCTGTACCGCAGCGTGGAAGGTGCGCAGGCCGAACTGAGCGCGCGCCAGGTCACCCTGAACCGCGTGCGCGAAGACTTCGCCCGCCGCAAGGGCCTGGCCGCAACGGGCGCGATTTCCGATGAAGAGCTGGCGCATGCGCGCAACGAGCTGGCGGCGGCCGAAGCGGCCGTGGCCGGGTCGCGCGAGTCGTTCGAGCGCAACAATGCGCTGGTCGACGACACCGTGATTGCCACCCAGCCGGACGTGCAGGCGGCCGCGGCGCAGCTGCGCCAGGCGTACCTCAACAATGCCCGCGCGGGCATCGTGGCGCCAGTCAGCGGCTACGTGGCGCGTCGTTCGGTGCAGGTTGGCCAGCGCGTGCAGCCGGGCAATGCTCTGATGGCGGTGGTGCCGACCGAGCAGATGTGGGTGGAAGCGAACTTCAAGGAAACCCAGCTGCGCCACATGCGCCTGGGCCAGGAAGTGGAGCTGCGCTCGGACCTGTACGGCGGTGAGGTGAAGTACAAGGGCCGCATCGACAGCCTGGGCCTGGGCACCGGTTCGGCGTTCTCGCTGCTGCCGGCGCAGAACGCGAGCGGCAACTGGATCAAGATCGTGCAGCGCGTGCCGGTGCGCATCGCCATCGATGCGAAGCAGCTGGCCGACAATCCGCTGCGCATCGGTCTGTCGATGAAGGCCGAGGTGAGCCTGCGCGACCAGAAGGGCACGGTGCTGCCGACCGCGCCGGCGAAGGGCCAGGTGTTCGACACCGACGTGTACGCCACGCAGCTGCACAACGCCGACGAGGTGATCCACGAGATCATCCAGGACAACCTGCCGCGCCAGGCGAAGGCAAGCTGA
- a CDS encoding DHA2 family efflux MFS transporter permease subunit, with product MSAQAPAAPGVPGAPSAPGATGAFRPANVALCTAGLAMASFMQVLDTTIANVSLPTIAGNLGASSQQATWVITSFAVSTAIALPLTGWLSRRFGETKLFIWATLSFVVASLLCGLAQSMGMLVVSRALQGFVAGPMYPITQSLLVSIYPREKRGQALALLAMITVVAPICGPILGGWITDNYSWEWIFLINVPLGIFAALVVGNQLKGRPEHIEKPKMDYVGLITLVIGVGALQLVLDLGNDEDWFSSPMIVALACVSVVALAVFLIWELTDKDPIVDLRLFRHRNFRAGTLAMVVAYAAFFSVSLLIPQWLQRDMGYTAIWAGLATAPIGILPVIMTPFVGKYASRFDMRWIASIAFVFLSFTSFMRSGFNLQVDFTHVAGVQLIMGIGVALFFMPVLQILLSDLDGREIAAGSGLATFLRTLGGSFAASLTTWLWAHRTQEHHAHLTESISVYTPGMQEKVAAMGQGDLQHGAAALNNMINHQASQMGFNDIFFLLGWVFLAIIAFLWLAKPPFGAGAGAASAGGH from the coding sequence ATGTCCGCACAAGCTCCCGCCGCACCCGGTGTTCCGGGTGCGCCGTCGGCGCCAGGTGCGACCGGCGCGTTCCGGCCGGCCAATGTCGCGCTGTGTACTGCTGGCCTGGCCATGGCCTCGTTCATGCAGGTGCTCGACACCACCATCGCCAACGTTTCGCTGCCGACCATCGCCGGCAACCTGGGCGCCAGTTCGCAGCAGGCGACCTGGGTCATTACCTCGTTCGCGGTCAGTACGGCGATCGCGCTGCCGCTCACCGGTTGGCTGAGCCGCCGGTTCGGCGAGACCAAGCTGTTCATCTGGGCGACGCTGTCGTTCGTGGTGGCGTCGCTGTTGTGTGGCCTGGCGCAGAGCATGGGCATGCTGGTGGTGTCGCGTGCGCTGCAGGGGTTCGTGGCGGGGCCGATGTACCCGATCACGCAGTCGCTGCTGGTATCGATCTACCCACGCGAGAAACGCGGGCAGGCGCTGGCGCTGCTGGCGATGATCACGGTGGTGGCGCCGATCTGCGGTCCGATCCTGGGCGGCTGGATCACGGACAACTACAGTTGGGAATGGATCTTCCTGATCAACGTGCCACTGGGCATTTTCGCGGCGTTGGTGGTGGGCAACCAGTTGAAGGGGCGCCCGGAGCACATCGAAAAGCCGAAGATGGACTACGTGGGCCTGATCACGCTGGTGATCGGCGTGGGTGCGCTGCAGCTGGTGCTGGACCTGGGCAACGATGAGGACTGGTTCAGTTCGCCGATGATCGTGGCGCTGGCCTGTGTGTCGGTGGTGGCGCTGGCGGTGTTCCTGATCTGGGAGCTGACCGACAAGGATCCGATCGTGGACCTGCGGTTGTTCCGGCATCGGAATTTCCGGGCGGGCACGCTGGCGATGGTGGTGGCGTACGCGGCATTCTTCAGTGTGTCGCTGCTGATCCCGCAGTGGTTGCAGCGCGACATGGGCTATACGGCGATCTGGGCGGGGCTGGCAACGGCGCCGATCGGTATCCTGCCGGTGATCATGACGCCGTTCGTGGGCAAGTATGCGTCGCGCTTCGACATGCGCTGGATCGCGTCGATCGCGTTCGTGTTCCTGTCGTTCACCAGTTTCATGCGCTCGGGTTTCAACCTGCAGGTGGACTTCACGCACGTGGCGGGGGTGCAGCTGATCATGGGCATTGGCGTGGCATTGTTCTTCATGCCGGTGCTGCAGATCCTGCTGTCGGACCTGGACGGTCGCGAGATTGCGGCGGGTTCGGGCCTGGCGACGTTCCTGCGTACGCTGGGCGGCAGTTTCGCGGCGTCGCTGACGACGTGGCTGTGGGCACACCGCACGCAGGAGCACCACGCGCACCTGACCGAAAGCATTTCGGTGTACACGCCGGGCATGCAGGAAAAGGTGGCGGCAATGGGGCAGGGCGACCTGCAGCATGGTGCGGCGGCGTTGAACAACATGATCAACCACCAGGCATCGCAGATGGGCTTCAACGACATCTTCTTCCTGCTGGGCTGGGTGTTCCTGGCGATCATCGCCTTCCTGTGGCTGGCCAAGCCGCCATTCGGCGCAGGCGCCGGTGCGGCGTCGGCTGGTGGTCACTGA
- a CDS encoding glutathione S-transferase family protein, giving the protein MALPILHAHPLSSCCQKVVIAAHALGVALDQQLLNLGDPAQREALDARSPAGKMPLLVDQGRAVAETSIIIEYLQQHHATDGARLIPLDPDAALAVRFWDRFCDFYLMTPMQALTAELLKPEERRSEESAAAARALLLRSYAALNRQLEGRTWLAGEDFSMADCAASPALFYAIAYVPVPDTERHLLAYFERLMAHPSVAAVVDAARPWFKYFPGRAGLASRFYMPDA; this is encoded by the coding sequence ATGGCATTGCCGATCCTGCACGCCCACCCGCTCTCGTCGTGCTGCCAGAAGGTGGTGATCGCCGCCCATGCGCTTGGCGTTGCGCTCGACCAGCAGCTCCTGAACCTCGGCGACCCCGCACAGCGCGAAGCGCTCGATGCCCGCTCCCCCGCCGGCAAGATGCCCCTGCTGGTCGACCAGGGCAGGGCAGTGGCCGAGACCAGCATCATCATCGAGTACCTGCAGCAGCACCACGCCACCGACGGCGCGCGCCTGATTCCACTCGACCCCGACGCCGCACTCGCCGTCCGCTTCTGGGACCGCTTCTGCGACTTTTACCTCATGACCCCCATGCAGGCGCTCACCGCGGAACTGCTCAAGCCGGAAGAACGCCGCAGCGAAGAAAGCGCCGCAGCCGCACGCGCACTGCTGCTCAGAAGCTACGCCGCGCTCAACCGCCAGCTCGAGGGTCGCACCTGGCTGGCCGGCGAAGACTTCAGCATGGCCGACTGCGCCGCTTCACCCGCGCTGTTCTATGCCATCGCCTATGTGCCGGTGCCGGACACCGAACGACATCTGCTCGCCTACTTCGAACGTCTGATGGCGCACCCATCGGTGGCGGCGGTTGTTGACGCGGCTCGGCCCTGGTTCAAGTATTTCCCCGGCAGGGCGGGGTTGGCGTCGCGGTTCTACATGCCGGACGCCTGA
- the rnr gene encoding ribonuclease R, which translates to MKTKKPTRGAKAPKSPAPKQAAGPSGKPRAGAAKSGKKLPPWMPESMNTPAPPRGGKRSGPRPDHGAPVPTRRNPHPMPAGSPVDDPYAAREAERYAQPIASREAILQLLDRCDGPQTHEEVAVQLGLTEPDRADALGKRLGTMVRDGQLVQNRRGGFAPVQATNLITGVVIANPEGFGFLRPVEGGDDLFLAPYEMRKVMHGDRVLANVTGIDRRGRREGSIARVLERGMTRMIGRFSVEFGINYVVPDDKRIQRNVQIPPDQTGDARDGQLVVCEITQPPDSRRPPIGRIIAVLGDKLTASLIVETAIHGHELPFEFPQAVLDEAAAVPMQVEPQMIGNRVDLRSTPLVTIDGEDAKDFDDAVYCEPNAEGFRLVVAIADVSNYVRPGTPLDDEAQKRATSVYFPGFVVPMLPETLSNGICSLMPKVDRMCFVCDMQVGRDGEVAHARFYEAVMNSHARLTYNQVWQAVGENDPAARKQIEAVLPQVERLHQLYKVLAKARTKRGAIEFESSEVRFVLDNTGEVTQAGMMVRNDAHKLIEECMIAANVQAARYLLSKHMPAPFRDHAKPPEAKYDDLLEFLKEFKLSLPPWSKVQPGDYTKLLKKVRERPDAALLESVLLRSQSLAVYSPDNQGHFGLALDAYAHFTSPIRRYPDLLVHRAIKHALSGKPLDKFTYTQREMAALALQCSERERRADEAEREVDERYRAAWMEKHVGGEFDGVISGVTSFGLFVELDESKVNGLVHVTQLPHDYYQFDATRKTLSGERRGKSYRLGDRVRILVLKASMEERKIDFRLVEDKEEQEPTLPPRGQPAKRQKQKY; encoded by the coding sequence ATGAAAACAAAGAAACCGACCCGGGGCGCGAAAGCCCCCAAGTCTCCGGCGCCGAAGCAGGCCGCCGGTCCGTCGGGCAAGCCCCGCGCTGGCGCTGCCAAGTCTGGCAAGAAGCTGCCGCCCTGGATGCCCGAGTCCATGAACACCCCCGCGCCGCCCCGTGGCGGCAAGCGCAGCGGCCCCCGGCCGGACCACGGCGCACCGGTCCCGACCCGTCGCAATCCGCACCCGATGCCTGCCGGCAGCCCGGTGGACGACCCCTATGCGGCCCGCGAAGCTGAACGCTATGCCCAGCCCATCGCCAGCCGCGAAGCCATCCTGCAGCTGCTCGACCGCTGCGACGGCCCGCAGACCCATGAAGAGGTCGCCGTCCAGCTCGGCCTGACCGAACCCGACCGGGCCGACGCGCTCGGCAAGCGCCTGGGCACCATGGTCCGTGACGGCCAGCTGGTGCAGAACCGCCGCGGCGGCTTCGCCCCGGTCCAGGCCACCAACCTGATCACCGGCGTGGTGATCGCCAACCCCGAAGGGTTCGGCTTCCTGCGCCCGGTCGAAGGCGGCGACGACCTGTTCCTGGCCCCGTATGAAATGCGCAAGGTCATGCACGGCGACCGCGTGCTCGCCAACGTCACCGGCATCGACCGCCGCGGCCGCCGCGAAGGCAGCATCGCGCGCGTGCTCGAGCGCGGCATGACCCGCATGATCGGGCGCTTCAGCGTCGAGTTCGGCATCAACTACGTGGTGCCCGACGACAAGCGCATCCAGCGCAACGTGCAGATCCCGCCCGACCAGACCGGCGACGCCCGCGACGGGCAGCTCGTGGTGTGCGAAATCACCCAGCCGCCGGACTCCCGGCGCCCGCCGATCGGCCGCATCATCGCCGTGCTCGGCGACAAGCTCACCGCCTCGCTGATCGTCGAAACCGCGATCCACGGCCATGAGCTGCCGTTCGAGTTCCCGCAGGCCGTGCTCGACGAAGCCGCCGCCGTGCCGATGCAGGTCGAGCCGCAGATGATCGGCAACCGCGTGGACCTGCGCAGCACGCCGCTGGTCACCATCGACGGGGAAGACGCCAAGGACTTCGACGACGCCGTCTACTGCGAACCCAACGCCGAAGGCTTCCGCCTGGTGGTGGCCATCGCCGACGTCTCCAACTACGTCCGTCCCGGCACGCCGCTCGACGACGAAGCACAGAAGCGCGCCACCTCGGTGTACTTCCCCGGCTTCGTGGTGCCGATGCTGCCCGAGACCCTGTCCAACGGCATCTGCTCGCTGATGCCCAAGGTCGACCGCATGTGCTTCGTCTGCGACATGCAGGTCGGGCGCGACGGTGAAGTGGCGCATGCCCGCTTCTACGAAGCAGTGATGAATTCGCACGCGCGCCTGACCTACAACCAGGTCTGGCAGGCGGTGGGCGAGAACGACCCGGCCGCGCGCAAGCAGATCGAGGCCGTGCTGCCCCAGGTTGAGCGCCTGCACCAGCTGTACAAGGTGCTGGCCAAGGCCCGCACCAAGCGCGGTGCGATCGAGTTCGAGTCGTCCGAAGTGCGCTTCGTGCTCGACAACACCGGTGAGGTCACCCAGGCCGGCATGATGGTGCGCAATGACGCGCACAAGCTGATCGAAGAGTGCATGATCGCCGCCAACGTGCAGGCTGCGCGCTACCTGCTCAGCAAGCACATGCCGGCCCCGTTCCGCGACCACGCAAAGCCGCCGGAAGCGAAGTACGACGACCTGCTGGAGTTCCTGAAGGAATTCAAGCTGAGCCTGCCGCCGTGGTCCAAGGTGCAGCCGGGCGACTACACCAAGCTGCTCAAGAAGGTGCGCGAGCGCCCCGACGCCGCCCTGCTGGAGTCGGTGCTGCTGCGCAGCCAGAGCCTGGCGGTGTATTCGCCGGACAACCAGGGCCACTTCGGCCTGGCGCTGGACGCTTACGCGCACTTCACCTCGCCGATCCGCCGCTATCCCGACCTGCTCGTGCACCGTGCGATCAAGCATGCGCTGAGCGGCAAGCCGCTGGACAAGTTCACCTACACCCAGCGCGAAATGGCCGCGCTGGCGCTGCAGTGCTCCGAACGCGAGCGCCGGGCCGACGAGGCCGAGCGTGAAGTGGACGAGCGTTACCGCGCCGCGTGGATGGAAAAGCACGTGGGCGGCGAGTTCGACGGCGTGATCAGCGGCGTGACCAGTTTCGGCCTGTTCGTCGAACTGGACGAGTCCAAGGTCAACGGCCTGGTCCATGTCACCCAGCTGCCGCACGACTATTACCAGTTCGACGCCACCCGCAAGACGCTGAGCGGCGAGCGCCGGGGCAAGAGCTACCGCCTGGGCGACCGCGTGCGGATCCTGGTGCTCAAGGCCAGCATGGAAGAGCGCAAGATCGACTTCCGCCTGGTCGAAGACAAGGAAGAGCAGGAGCCGACCCTGCCGCCCCGAGGCCAACCCGCAAAAAGGCAGAAACAGAAGTATTGA
- a CDS encoding GFA family protein: protein MNPVPEFSGGCQCGAIRFHVRGALPDRSICHCRMCQKAFGAYYAPLVSVRGADFRWTRGEPRRFQSSNHFRRGFCADCGTPLTYEGEDGMAVAAGAFDDPSRLPPTVQYGTESKLPFVDQLGGLPVILQEDDPDAERLRSLVSHQHPDRDTERWPPR, encoded by the coding sequence ATGAACCCGGTTCCCGAATTCTCCGGTGGCTGCCAATGTGGGGCGATCCGCTTCCACGTCCGTGGCGCGCTGCCCGACCGCTCGATCTGCCACTGCCGGATGTGCCAGAAGGCCTTCGGCGCCTATTACGCACCGCTGGTGTCGGTGCGCGGCGCCGATTTCCGCTGGACCCGGGGTGAACCGCGCCGGTTCCAGTCCTCCAACCATTTCCGCCGGGGCTTCTGCGCCGACTGCGGGACCCCGCTGACCTATGAAGGCGAGGACGGCATGGCCGTGGCGGCCGGGGCCTTCGACGACCCCAGCCGGCTGCCGCCGACCGTCCAGTACGGGACCGAGTCCAAGCTGCCGTTCGTGGACCAGCTGGGCGGCCTGCCGGTGATCCTGCAGGAGGACGACCCGGACGCCGAGCGCCTGCGCAGCCTGGTCTCCCACCAGCACCCCGACCGCGACACCGAGCGCTGGCCACCCCGGTGA
- the rlmB gene encoding 23S rRNA (guanosine(2251)-2'-O)-methyltransferase RlmB: MSKQSQWIVGVNAVASSIENDADNVREVLIEASAKNPRLIEIEENARRKGIDVRKVNTQALDGVGGSVRHQGVAARYQAARTYGENELEGLVTAAEGKALLLVLDEVQDPHNLGACLRSAAAAGATAVIIPKDKSATVNATVRKTSAGAADRIPVVAVTNLSRCLKDLQKQGVWIYGLAGEATTSLYSIDLKGNVALVLGGEADGMRRLTRENCDGLVKIPMPGDIESLNVSVAAGVSLFEAVRQRS, from the coding sequence ATGAGCAAGCAAAGCCAGTGGATCGTCGGCGTCAACGCCGTCGCTTCCTCGATCGAGAACGATGCCGATAACGTCCGCGAAGTGCTCATCGAGGCCAGCGCGAAGAACCCGCGGCTGATCGAAATCGAAGAGAACGCGCGCCGAAAGGGCATCGACGTGCGCAAGGTCAACACCCAGGCGCTGGACGGCGTGGGCGGCTCGGTGCGCCACCAGGGCGTGGCCGCGCGCTACCAGGCCGCGCGCACCTACGGTGAGAACGAGCTGGAAGGGCTGGTCACCGCCGCCGAGGGCAAGGCGCTGCTGCTGGTGCTCGACGAGGTCCAGGACCCGCACAACCTGGGCGCCTGCCTGCGCAGCGCGGCCGCCGCTGGGGCTACGGCGGTGATCATTCCGAAGGACAAGTCGGCCACGGTGAATGCCACCGTGCGCAAGACCTCGGCCGGCGCCGCCGACCGCATTCCGGTGGTGGCGGTGACCAACCTGTCGCGCTGCCTGAAGGATCTGCAGAAGCAGGGCGTGTGGATCTATGGGCTGGCCGGTGAGGCCACCACCTCGCTGTATTCGATCGACCTGAAGGGCAACGTTGCGCTGGTGCTGGGTGGGGAAGCTGATGGCATGCGACGGTTGACCCGTGAGAACTGCGACGGGTTGGTGAAGATTCCGATGCCCGGGGATATCGAGAGCCTGAATGTCTCGGTCGCTGCGGGTGTAAGCCTGTTTGAAGCGGTGCGTCAGCGCAGCTGA
- a CDS encoding efflux transporter outer membrane subunit codes for MKMASLFKSIPALRPLALACTTAVMLSACVSTGQYKVNAPSVPAVYGRGDAQLNAPATVSNPAPTLQADVRDDAWWTGFGDPRLDRVIDRALQANTDLASAGLAVQRARLQAGLSENALWPQPSGSVSSNGNRAIDQNADWNRSSSAGVSLQWEIDLWGRLRAQRDIAQWEAQASEEDLQNTALLVISDVATQYWTLAYLNQSISAGQANLDRLQRTQELVQARFDAGAVSRLEVRQATQQLEAQRAAQSALEQQRVASRNALTVLLDGQPWPQADEPQVLDIAATPVIAEGLPADLLGRRPDLRAAELRLRNSLKNIKVTATSYYPALSLTGGVGTGGTTLSDVLKNPVASLGAGLSLPFLNIRQAQLDTKIAGTDYQIAANTFRRTLYTALSEVDNALSARTQFATQVAASQASYDEAVEIERMYEVRYRVGATDLRTWLEAQQTRRDAELSLAAVKQKLLVNDVTLFKALGGSAG; via the coding sequence ATGAAGATGGCATCCCTGTTCAAGTCTATTCCTGCCCTGCGCCCACTGGCGCTGGCCTGCACCACTGCCGTGATGCTGTCGGCCTGCGTCAGCACCGGGCAGTACAAGGTAAACGCTCCCAGCGTGCCGGCCGTCTATGGTCGTGGCGATGCGCAGCTCAATGCACCGGCCACGGTGTCGAACCCAGCGCCGACGTTGCAGGCCGACGTACGCGATGATGCATGGTGGACCGGCTTCGGCGACCCGCGCCTGGACCGGGTGATCGACCGGGCGCTGCAGGCCAACACCGACCTGGCCTCGGCGGGCTTGGCGGTGCAGCGTGCGCGCCTGCAGGCCGGGCTATCCGAGAACGCATTGTGGCCGCAGCCTTCGGGCAGCGTCAGCAGCAATGGCAACCGCGCCATCGACCAGAACGCGGACTGGAATCGCAGCAGTTCGGCAGGCGTGTCGCTGCAGTGGGAGATCGACCTGTGGGGGCGCCTGCGCGCGCAGCGCGACATCGCCCAGTGGGAGGCGCAGGCCAGCGAAGAGGACCTGCAGAACACCGCGCTGCTGGTGATCAGCGACGTGGCCACCCAGTACTGGACGCTGGCCTACCTCAACCAGTCGATCAGCGCCGGCCAGGCCAACCTGGATCGGCTGCAGCGCACGCAGGAGCTGGTCCAGGCGCGCTTCGACGCCGGCGCGGTGTCGCGACTGGAAGTGCGCCAGGCGACCCAGCAGCTGGAGGCGCAGCGGGCCGCGCAGAGCGCGCTGGAGCAGCAGCGCGTGGCCAGCCGCAATGCGCTGACCGTGCTGCTGGACGGGCAGCCGTGGCCGCAGGCCGACGAACCGCAGGTGCTGGACATCGCGGCCACGCCGGTGATTGCCGAGGGATTGCCGGCCGACCTGCTCGGCCGTCGCCCGGACCTGCGCGCGGCCGAGCTGCGGCTGCGCAACAGCCTGAAGAACATCAAGGTGACCGCGACCAGCTATTACCCGGCGCTGAGTTTGACCGGTGGGGTCGGCACGGGAGGGACCACGTTGTCGGACGTGTTGAAGAACCCGGTGGCGTCACTGGGCGCGGGATTGTCGCTGCCGTTCCTGAACATCCGACAGGCGCAGCTGGATACGAAGATTGCCGGCACCGACTACCAGATCGCGGCGAACACCTTCCGGCGCACGTTGTACACGGCGCTGTCTGAAGTGGACAACGCGCTGTCGGCGCGCACCCAGTTCGCCACGCAGGTGGCGGCGTCACAGGCGTCGTATGACGAAGCGGTGGAAATCGAGCGGATGTACGAGGTCCGTTACCGGGTGGGCGCCACGGATCTGCGCACCTGGCTGGAAGCGCAGCAGACGCGTCGCGACGCGGAGTTGTCGCTGGCTGCGGTGAAGCAGAAGCTGCTGGTGAACGATGTGACGTTGTTCAAGGCGTTGGGGGGAAGCGCGGGGTGA